In Streptococcus oralis, a single window of DNA contains:
- a CDS encoding response regulator transcription factor: MYKVLLVDDEYMVTEGLKRLIPFEKWDMQVVATANHADDALDYIKKNPVDVVISDVNMPDKTGLEMIREMKELLPDTYYILLSGYQEFEYVKKAMNLSVVDYLVKPVDKVELGNLLEKIAQQLQEKVEQSQTLSQELDETGFTNYLSGKDSWWIGLSKEKRGSFTIPYYVLGQDWQIFISDQPLDGIVVTPFEAPYQQSFENWKINAEKALFYGSVNLEKSESLFSYYEPIYRVIIQGNINQIIEELTLLEKVVLKNTPRVAITKQLFTQFVMDVFHLFEHLKADDMTEIVKAIHAINTFEELVAYIKETLTKFFGQYRMNENVVSVLEVIGRDYQKELSLKDISKDLFINPVYLGQLIKRETNSTFAELLNKQRIKAAQQLLLSTSDSIEDICYAVGYSNVGYFYKVFRKLCGKSPKAYRKQVETSL; this comes from the coding sequence ATGTATAAAGTTTTATTAGTAGACGATGAGTACATGGTGACAGAGGGGCTCAAGCGATTAATCCCCTTTGAAAAATGGGATATGCAAGTCGTCGCAACAGCTAATCACGCAGATGATGCTTTGGACTATATTAAGAAAAATCCAGTAGATGTGGTCATTTCCGATGTCAACATGCCAGATAAGACCGGACTTGAGATGATTAGGGAAATGAAAGAGCTACTTCCAGATACCTATTATATCTTGCTGTCTGGTTATCAGGAGTTTGAGTACGTTAAAAAAGCCATGAACCTTAGTGTCGTGGATTATCTGGTTAAGCCAGTAGACAAGGTGGAGTTGGGCAATTTATTAGAAAAGATTGCGCAACAGCTTCAGGAAAAGGTGGAACAAAGTCAGACCCTCAGTCAAGAATTGGATGAGACAGGATTTACTAACTACCTGTCAGGTAAAGACAGCTGGTGGATAGGACTTTCAAAGGAAAAGCGGGGCTCTTTTACCATTCCTTACTATGTTTTGGGGCAAGACTGGCAGATTTTCATATCTGATCAACCACTAGATGGCATCGTTGTGACACCATTTGAAGCACCTTACCAGCAGTCCTTTGAGAATTGGAAGATCAACGCTGAAAAAGCCCTCTTCTACGGTTCAGTTAATCTAGAAAAATCCGAGAGTTTGTTTTCTTATTATGAGCCGATTTATCGGGTGATTATCCAAGGGAATATCAATCAAATCATCGAAGAATTAACCCTGCTAGAGAAGGTTGTTTTGAAGAATACCCCGCGCGTGGCCATCACAAAGCAGCTCTTCACTCAGTTTGTCATGGATGTCTTTCATTTATTTGAACACCTAAAAGCAGATGATATGACCGAGATTGTCAAAGCTATCCATGCCATTAACACCTTTGAAGAATTGGTTGCCTATATCAAAGAAACCTTGACCAAGTTCTTTGGCCAGTACCGCATGAATGAAAATGTGGTGAGCGTTCTGGAGGTGATTGGGCGTGATTATCAGAAAGAGCTCTCGCTTAAGGATATTAGCAAGGATCTCTTTATCAATCCTGTCTATCTCGGTCAGCTGATCAAGAGGGAAACCAACTCAACCTTTGCGGAATTGCTCAATAAACAGCGAATTAAGGCAGCGCAGCAACTCTTACTTTCGACCAGTGATAGCATCGAAGATATTTGCTATGCAGTTGGCTATAGTAATGTTGGATATTTCTACAAGGTTTTCCGTAAATTGTGCGGAAAATCACCGAAAGCTTATCGGAAACAAGTTGAAACCAGCTTGTAA
- a CDS encoding ABC transporter permease: MKKNPIYLWVLLVLSALISSMSLFGILSPLPSKDVLRASLANSGTLTAQQLEDAVNYTYQVTASSHSIFNMLLIVLSAILVVVAFVFLLRKNVQFANYAYIGYVLLAIVGLVYSYMNVQDAVQLIKDSTLGLGMGALAQGTNILFIIINVLFLALVFYKMWRQQKDLTEEVEAEEVA; the protein is encoded by the coding sequence ATGAAAAAGAATCCTATTTATCTTTGGGTCTTGTTAGTCCTATCAGCCCTCATTTCATCTATGTCATTATTTGGAATCTTGAGTCCATTGCCAAGTAAAGATGTGCTTCGTGCTAGCCTGGCGAATAGCGGGACGCTTACTGCTCAGCAATTAGAAGACGCAGTCAACTATACTTACCAAGTAACAGCGTCATCGCACTCTATTTTTAATATGTTGTTGATTGTTTTATCTGCAATTTTAGTTGTAGTAGCTTTTGTATTTCTCCTACGTAAAAATGTGCAATTCGCAAACTATGCTTATATTGGCTATGTTCTACTAGCGATTGTTGGTTTGGTTTATAGCTATATGAACGTTCAAGATGCGGTTCAATTAATCAAAGATTCTACCCTCGGCCTAGGAATGGGAGCATTAGCACAAGGAACGAATATTTTGTTCATCATTATCAATGTTCTCTTTTTAGCCTTAGTCTTTTACAAGATGTGGCGCCAGCAAAAGGATTTGACCGAAGAAGTCGAAGCAGAAGAAGTTGCCTAA
- the nrdI gene encoding class Ib ribonucleoside-diphosphate reductase assembly flavoprotein NrdI, with protein MKKISLVYISLSGNTESFVTRLKDYLLSQYEGIEVQKIHIKDLVKEGKDFFEMEHPYVAFLPTYLEGGNGVDNGDVEILTTPVGDFIAYGDNASKCFGVVGSGNRNFNNQYCLTAKQYSQRFGFPVLADFEMRGMLGDIKKVAAIIADLYELETEK; from the coding sequence ATGAAAAAAATATCCCTAGTGTATATCAGTCTGAGTGGGAATACAGAGAGTTTTGTAACCCGACTCAAGGACTATCTCTTGTCTCAGTATGAGGGAATTGAGGTCCAAAAAATCCATATCAAGGATTTGGTCAAGGAAGGGAAAGATTTCTTTGAAATGGAACATCCCTATGTCGCTTTCTTGCCGACCTATCTGGAAGGTGGAAATGGTGTCGATAACGGCGATGTTGAGATTCTAACGACTCCAGTGGGCGACTTTATCGCTTATGGAGACAATGCTAGTAAGTGTTTTGGGGTAGTGGGATCTGGCAATCGCAATTTTAACAATCAATACTGCCTGACAGCCAAGCAGTATAGCCAGCGCTTTGGCTTCCCGGTCCTAGCAGACTTTGAAATGCGTGGTATGCTGGGAGATATTAAAAAAGTCGCAGCGATTATCGCGGACTTGTATGAGTTAGAAACAGAAAAATAA
- a CDS encoding NRAMP family divalent metal transporter, which translates to MSQVTLSNQSTWASKLKAMGPGILMASAAVGGSHIVSSTQAGGSYGWSLLLLVILANVFKYPFFRFGAEYTADTGKTLVEGYAEKGKFYLWIFFVLNVFSAMVNTAGVAILCSAIIASAFPMIGLSITQWSLILVAVIWAMLLFGGYKLLDGMAKWIMSALTIATVLAVIIAAIKHPEYSSDFVEKTPWQMAALPFIVSLLGWMPAPIEISAINSLWSAEKKKTVNFNTEDALFDFNVGYIGTAILAVFFVALGALIQYPTGQAVEAASAKYISQFVGMYASVLGEWSRYLITFIAFLCIFGTVITVIDGYSRVNQESLRLLIRQKEDTRKSLNIWMTITAIIGIVIIKFFAGQVSTMLRFAMIGSFLTTPFFALLNYVLVTRENKNLPSWLKLLAIAGLIFLFGFAIFFIYALAIGKAG; encoded by the coding sequence ATGTCACAAGTTACGTTATCAAACCAGTCAACCTGGGCAAGCAAACTAAAGGCAATGGGGCCAGGAATCCTGATGGCTTCTGCTGCCGTTGGAGGTTCTCACATTGTATCCTCTACTCAAGCTGGTGGTTCTTATGGTTGGTCACTACTCCTATTGGTTATCTTGGCCAATGTTTTTAAATATCCATTTTTCCGTTTTGGTGCAGAATATACTGCTGATACTGGTAAAACCTTGGTCGAAGGCTACGCTGAAAAAGGCAAGTTCTATCTCTGGATTTTCTTTGTCCTCAATGTCTTCTCTGCTATGGTCAATACAGCTGGAGTCGCTATCCTTTGCTCAGCCATCATCGCTAGCGCCTTCCCAATGATTGGACTTAGCATCACTCAATGGTCCCTTATCCTTGTTGCAGTCATTTGGGCCATGCTACTCTTTGGTGGCTACAAACTATTGGATGGTATGGCAAAATGGATCATGTCCGCTTTGACCATTGCAACAGTTCTTGCAGTTATCATTGCAGCAATTAAGCATCCAGAATATAGCTCTGATTTTGTCGAAAAGACACCTTGGCAAATGGCGGCCCTCCCTTTCATCGTTTCCCTCTTAGGATGGATGCCTGCTCCTATTGAAATTTCAGCCATCAATTCACTCTGGTCTGCTGAAAAGAAAAAGACTGTCAACTTTAATACAGAGGACGCCCTTTTCGACTTTAACGTTGGTTACATTGGAACTGCTATCCTAGCTGTATTCTTCGTGGCACTAGGAGCGCTTATTCAGTATCCTACAGGACAAGCAGTTGAAGCCGCTTCAGCCAAGTACATTTCTCAGTTTGTGGGTATGTATGCCTCTGTTCTTGGAGAATGGTCTCGTTATTTGATTACCTTTATCGCCTTTCTCTGTATCTTTGGAACGGTCATCACCGTTATCGATGGCTACTCTCGTGTCAATCAGGAATCGCTACGACTCTTGATTCGTCAAAAAGAGGATACTCGCAAATCTTTGAACATCTGGATGACCATTACCGCTATCATTGGTATCGTAATTATTAAATTCTTTGCTGGACAAGTTTCAACCATGCTTCGCTTTGCCATGATCGGTTCTTTCCTGACAACACCATTCTTCGCTCTTTTGAACTATGTATTGGTGACACGTGAGAATAAAAATCTTCCTTCCTGGCTAAAACTCCTCGCTATCGCAGGATTGATTTTCCTCTTTGGCTTTGCTATTTTCTTTATCTATGCACTTGCCATCGGAAAAGCAGGATAG
- a CDS encoding MarR family transcriptional regulator, whose amino-acid sequence MSQYAYILVVLSLVFLFLLNKYEKERLQRLYQEQLLKDETFRSDIKEKIHMTENINDVIAHINKTYHLGMLLSKDVTDQLK is encoded by the coding sequence ATGAGCCAATATGCTTATATCCTCGTTGTACTTAGCTTGGTTTTCCTTTTTCTGCTCAATAAGTACGAGAAGGAAAGACTTCAAAGACTCTACCAAGAGCAACTCTTGAAGGACGAGACATTTAGGTCTGACATCAAAGAAAAAATTCACATGACTGAAAATATCAATGATGTCATTGCACATATCAATAAAACTTACCATCTGGGAATGTTGCTCTCAAAAGACGTCACAGATCAATTGAAATAA
- the argS gene encoding arginine--tRNA ligase → MNTKELIASELASVIDSLDQEAILNLLETPKNSEMGDIAFPAFSLAKVERKAPQMIAADIAEKINSQAFEKVVATGPYVNFFLDKSAISAQVLQDVITEKEHYADQTIGKQENIVIDMSSPNIAKPFSIGHLRSTVIGDSLSHIFQKIGYQTVKVNHLGDWGKQFGMLIVAYKKWGNEEAVKAHPIDELLKLYVRINAEAEKDPSLDEEAREWFRKLENGDEEALALWQWFRDESLVEFNRLYNELQVEFDSYNGEAFYNDKMDAVVDILAEKGLLVESEGAQVVNLEKYGIEHPALIKKSDGATLYITRDLAAALYRKKEYQFAKSIYVVGQEQSAHFKQLKAVLQEMGYDWFQDIVHVPFGLVTKEGKKLSTRKGNVILLEPTIAEAVSRAKAQIEAKNPELENKDQVAHAVGVGAIKFYDLKTDRTNGYDFDLEAMVSFEGETGPYVQYAYARIQSILRKADFKPDTAGNYSLNDAESWEIIKLLQDFPRIINRAADNFEPSIIAKFAISLAQAFNKYYAHTRILDESPERDSRLALSYATAVVLKEALRLLGVEAPEKM, encoded by the coding sequence ATGAATACAAAAGAATTGATTGCTAGCGAGTTGGCTAGCGTCATTGATAGCCTGGACCAAGAGGCTATTTTAAATTTACTGGAAACACCTAAAAACTCAGAAATGGGAGATATCGCCTTCCCTGCCTTTTCTCTAGCAAAGGTCGAGCGTAAAGCTCCTCAAATGATTGCAGCAGATATTGCTGAAAAAATCAATAGTCAAGCCTTTGAAAAGGTTGTTGCTACTGGACCTTACGTCAACTTTTTCCTTGATAAATCGGCTATTTCGGCTCAGGTATTACAGGATGTTATCACTGAAAAAGAGCACTATGCTGACCAAACCATTGGCAAGCAAGAAAATATCGTTATCGATATGTCTAGTCCCAATATCGCAAAACCATTCTCTATTGGGCACTTGCGTTCAACAGTTATCGGAGATAGCTTATCACATATTTTTCAAAAAATCGGTTATCAAACGGTCAAGGTCAACCACCTAGGAGACTGGGGCAAACAGTTTGGAATGTTGATCGTTGCCTACAAGAAATGGGGAAATGAGGAAGCCGTTAAAGCGCATCCAATCGATGAACTTCTTAAACTCTACGTTCGCATCAATGCTGAAGCTGAAAAAGACCCTAGCTTGGATGAAGAAGCACGCGAATGGTTCCGCAAACTGGAAAATGGAGATGAGGAAGCCCTCGCTCTCTGGCAATGGTTCCGTGATGAAAGTTTAGTGGAATTCAACCGCCTTTACAATGAATTACAAGTTGAATTTGACAGCTACAACGGAGAAGCCTTCTACAACGATAAGATGGATGCTGTTGTAGATATTCTCGCTGAAAAAGGACTTCTTGTTGAGTCAGAAGGGGCTCAAGTTGTCAATCTTGAGAAATATGGAATTGAACATCCAGCCCTTATCAAAAAATCTGATGGTGCAACTCTCTATATCACACGTGACTTGGCTGCAGCCCTCTACCGTAAAAAGGAATACCAATTTGCAAAATCCATCTATGTTGTTGGTCAAGAGCAATCTGCCCACTTCAAACAACTCAAGGCAGTATTACAAGAGATGGGCTACGATTGGTTCCAAGACATTGTCCATGTTCCGTTTGGATTGGTAACAAAAGAAGGGAAAAAACTCTCTACTCGTAAAGGAAATGTCATCTTGCTAGAGCCTACTATTGCAGAGGCTGTTAGTCGTGCCAAGGCCCAAATCGAAGCGAAAAATCCTGAGTTAGAAAATAAAGACCAGGTTGCCCACGCTGTTGGAGTTGGGGCTATCAAGTTCTATGATCTTAAGACCGACCGTACAAATGGATATGACTTCGACCTTGAAGCTATGGTATCCTTTGAAGGAGAAACTGGACCTTACGTTCAATACGCCTACGCTCGTATCCAATCTATCTTGCGCAAAGCCGATTTCAAACCAGATACCGCTGGCAACTACAGCCTGAACGATGCTGAAAGCTGGGAAATCATTAAACTACTCCAAGACTTTCCACGTATTATCAATCGTGCAGCAGATAACTTTGAACCTTCTATCATTGCGAAATTTGCGATTAGTTTGGCTCAAGCTTTCAACAAGTACTATGCACATACACGTATCCTAGATGAAAGTCCTGAGCGCGACAGCCGTCTAGCCCTCAGCTACGCAACCGCAGTGGTCCTCAAAGAAGCTCTTCGTTTGCTCGGAGTAGAAGCGCCGGAGAAGATGTAA
- the argR gene encoding arginine repressor, which yields MRKRERHQLIKKMITEEKLGTQKEIQDRLEARNVYVTQTTLSRDLREIGLTKVKKNDMVYYVLANETDKIDLVEFLSHHLEGVARAEFTLVLHTKLGEAAVLANIVDANKDEWILGTVAGANTLLVICRDQHVAKLMEDRLLDLMKDK from the coding sequence ATGAGAAAAAGAGAACGGCATCAGTTGATTAAAAAGATGATCACCGAAGAAAAACTTGGGACACAAAAAGAGATTCAAGATCGTTTAGAAGCTCGTAATGTTTACGTGACACAAACGACTTTGTCGCGTGATTTGCGTGAAATCGGCTTGACCAAGGTTAAGAAAAATGATATGGTGTATTATGTACTAGCAAATGAGACAGATAAGATTGATTTAGTTGAGTTTTTGTCTCATCATTTAGAAGGAGTTGCAAGAGCAGAGTTCACCTTGGTACTTCATACCAAACTTGGGGAAGCTGCAGTCTTAGCAAACATTGTAGATGCAAACAAGGATGAATGGATTTTAGGAACGGTTGCTGGTGCTAATACCTTATTGGTTATTTGTCGAGACCAGCACGTTGCCAAGCTGATGGAAGATCGTTTGCTAGATTTGATGAAAGATAAATAA
- the mutS gene encoding DNA mismatch repair protein MutS, whose amino-acid sequence MATEKLSPGMQQYVDIKKQYPDAFLLFRMGDFYELFYEDAINAAQILEISLTSRNKNAENPIPMAGVPYHSAQQYIDVLIEQGYKVAIAEQMEDPKQAVGVVKREVVQVITPGTVVDSSKPDSQNNFLVSLDCDGNQFGLAYMDLVTGDFYVTGLLDFTLVCGEVRNLKAREVVLGYNLSEEEEQILSRQMNLVLSYEKEGFEDIHLLDSRLAAVEQAAASKLLQYVHRTQMRELNHLKPVIRYEIKDFLQMDFATKASLDLVENARSGKKQGSLFWLLDETKTAMGMRLLRSWIHRPLIDKERIVQRQEVVQVFLDHFFERSDLTDSLKGVYDIERLASRVSFGKTNPKDLLQLATTLSSVPRIRAILEGMEQPALAYLIEQLDAIPELESLISAAIAPEAPHVITEGGIIRTGFDETLDKYRRVLREGTSWIAEIEAKERENSGISTLKIDYNKKDGYYFHVTNSQLGNVPAHFFRKATLKNSERFGTEELARIEGDMLEAREKSANLEYEIFMRIREEVSKYIQRLQALAQGIATVDVLQSLAVVAETQHLIRPEFGDDSQIDIQKGRHAVVEKVMGAQTYIPNSIQMAEDTSIQLITGPNMSGKSTYMRQLAMTAVMAQLGSYVPAESAHLPIFDAIFTRIGAADDLVSGQSTFMVEMMEANNAISHATKDSLILFDELGRGTATYDGMALAQSIIEYIHEHIGAKTLFATHYHELTSLESSLEHLVNVHVATLEQNGQVTFLHKIEPGPADKSYGIHVAKIAGLPAELLARADKILTQLENQGTESPAPMRETSDVTEQMSLFDAPAEHPILAELVKLDVYNMTPMQAMNVLVELKQKL is encoded by the coding sequence ATGGCAACAGAAAAGCTATCACCCGGCATGCAACAGTATGTGGATATTAAGAAACAATACCCAGATGCTTTTTTGCTTTTTCGAATGGGTGATTTTTACGAGTTGTTCTATGAAGATGCAATTAATGCAGCACAGATTTTAGAAATTTCCTTAACGAGTCGGAATAAAAATGCAGAAAATCCGATACCTATGGCGGGCGTCCCCTATCATTCTGCCCAACAGTATATCGATGTTCTGATTGAGCAGGGCTATAAGGTAGCCATAGCCGAGCAGATGGAAGATCCCAAACAAGCAGTTGGTGTTGTCAAGCGAGAGGTGGTCCAGGTCATCACACCTGGAACGGTCGTTGATAGCAGTAAGCCGGATAGTCAGAATAATTTCTTGGTTTCCTTAGATTGTGATGGCAATCAATTTGGTCTGGCTTATATGGATTTGGTGACGGGTGACTTTTATGTGACGGGGCTATTGGATTTCACGTTGGTTTGTGGGGAAGTCCGTAACCTCAAGGCGCGAGAAGTGGTGCTGGGTTATAACTTGTCTGAGGAAGAAGAACAAATCCTCAGCCGTCAGATGAATCTGGTGCTTTCTTATGAGAAGGAAGGCTTTGAGGATATTCATTTACTAGATTCACGTTTGGCAGCTGTGGAGCAAGCGGCAGCTAGTAAGCTGCTCCAGTATGTTCACCGGACCCAGATGCGGGAATTGAACCATCTCAAACCAGTTATCCGCTATGAAATCAAAGATTTCTTACAGATGGACTTTGCGACCAAGGCTAGTCTGGATTTGGTTGAGAATGCCCGTTCAGGTAAGAAGCAAGGGAGTCTTTTCTGGCTTTTGGATGAAACCAAAACAGCTATGGGCATGCGGCTCTTGCGTTCTTGGATTCATCGTCCTTTGATTGATAAGGAGCGAATCGTCCAACGTCAAGAGGTGGTGCAGGTCTTTCTTGACCATTTCTTTGAGCGTAGTGATTTAACGGATAGCCTCAAGGGTGTTTATGACATCGAACGCTTGGCTAGTCGGGTTTCTTTTGGCAAGACCAATCCCAAGGATCTCTTACAGTTAGCGACCACCTTGTCTAGTGTGCCACGGATTCGTGCGATTTTAGAGGGAATGGAGCAACCTGCTCTAGCCTATCTCATCGAACAGTTGGATGCCATTCCTGAGTTGGAGAGCTTGATTAGTGCAGCGATTGCTCCTGAAGCTCCTCATGTGATTACGGAAGGTGGTATTATCCGGACTGGATTTGATGAAACCTTGGATAAATACCGTCGAGTGCTCAGAGAAGGGACCAGTTGGATTGCTGAGATTGAGGCTAAGGAGCGAGAAAACTCTGGTATCAGCACGCTTAAGATTGACTACAATAAAAAGGATGGCTACTATTTCCATGTGACTAATTCGCAACTGGGAAATGTGCCAGCCCACTTTTTCCGCAAGGCGACGTTGAAAAATTCGGAACGCTTTGGTACCGAGGAATTAGCCCGTATCGAGGGAGATATGCTGGAGGCGCGCGAGAAGTCAGCCAACCTAGAATATGAAATCTTTATGCGTATCCGTGAGGAAGTCAGCAAGTACATCCAGCGTTTGCAGGCTCTAGCCCAAGGAATTGCAACGGTTGATGTCTTGCAAAGTCTAGCAGTTGTGGCTGAAACCCAGCATTTGATCCGACCTGAGTTTGGAGACGATTCACAAATTGATATCCAGAAAGGGCGCCATGCTGTCGTCGAAAAGGTCATGGGAGCTCAGACCTATATTCCAAATAGTATCCAGATGGCAGAAGATACGAGTATTCAGCTAATTACAGGGCCCAACATGAGTGGGAAGTCAACCTACATGCGCCAGTTAGCCATGACTGCGGTTATGGCCCAGCTGGGTTCTTATGTGCCGGCAGAAAGCGCCCATTTGCCGATCTTCGATGCCATCTTTACCCGTATCGGAGCAGCAGATGACTTGGTTTCAGGTCAATCAACCTTCATGGTGGAGATGATGGAGGCCAACAATGCCATTTCGCATGCGACCAAGGATTCCTTGATTCTCTTTGATGAATTGGGACGCGGAACTGCAACTTATGACGGGATGGCTCTTGCTCAATCCATCATCGAATACATCCATGAACATATCGGAGCCAAAACCCTCTTTGCTACCCACTACCATGAGCTGACCAGTCTGGAGTCTAGCTTGGAACACTTGGTCAATGTCCACGTGGCAACCTTGGAGCAGAATGGGCAGGTCACCTTCCTTCACAAGATCGAGCCAGGACCAGCTGACAAATCCTATGGTATTCACGTTGCTAAGATTGCTGGCTTGCCAGCAGAACTTTTAGCAAGGGCGGATAAGATATTGACTCAACTGGAGAATCAAGGGACGGAAAGTCCTGCTCCGATGAGAGAAACAAGTGATGTTACTGAACAGATGTCACTTTTTGACGCGCCTGCAGAGCATCCTATCCTAGCAGAATTAGTTAAACTGGATGTTTACAATATGACACCTATGCAGGCTATGAATGTCTTGGTCGAGCTCAAACAAAAGTTATAA
- a CDS encoding DUF3021 domain-containing protein, giving the protein MKKQIFHDAATGVLIGLILSILFSLIYAPNTYAPLSPESLIGQVMVQHQVHGALVLLYCTIIWSAIGVLFSFGSRLFNRDWSLLRATLSHFFLMLAGFVPLATLAGWFPFHWTFYLQLIPEFAIVYLIIWVILYKREAKKVDHINQLLAHKK; this is encoded by the coding sequence ATGAAAAAACAAATCTTTCACGATGCAGCCACTGGTGTACTTATCGGCCTCATCCTCTCTATCCTTTTTTCACTCATTTATGCACCAAATACCTATGCCCCACTGAGTCCCGAGTCTCTTATCGGCCAAGTGATGGTTCAACATCAGGTTCATGGTGCCCTGGTCTTGCTCTACTGCACGATTATCTGGTCAGCTATCGGCGTTCTCTTTAGCTTTGGCAGCCGCTTATTCAATCGTGACTGGAGCCTGCTCCGTGCCACACTTTCCCATTTCTTCCTCATGCTGGCTGGCTTTGTTCCACTAGCAACTCTGGCTGGTTGGTTCCCCTTCCACTGGACCTTCTATCTCCAGCTCATTCCAGAGTTTGCGATCGTCTACCTCATCATCTGGGTTATTCTCTATAAAAGAGAAGCAAAAAAAGTGGACCACATCAATCAACTTTTGGCCCATAAAAAGTAA
- a CDS encoding LytTR family DNA-binding domain-containing protein, which produces MKVELQIKETYEEEKLIVQTPQPTEKVQKVIEFAENLDQKETIKGKIDDQVYLVKIGKIQRFYIENRKVLAETSSQTYSIDLRLYQVLEILPTTFIQISQSEIVNIDSISHLKLTPNGLVEIFLKNESFTYSSRRYLKTIKEKLEL; this is translated from the coding sequence ATGAAAGTAGAACTACAGATTAAAGAGACTTACGAGGAGGAAAAGTTGATTGTCCAAACTCCTCAGCCGACCGAAAAAGTCCAGAAAGTCATCGAGTTCGCTGAAAATCTTGACCAAAAAGAAACAATCAAAGGAAAGATTGATGATCAGGTCTATCTAGTTAAGATTGGTAAGATACAACGCTTCTATATCGAGAATCGCAAGGTTCTAGCAGAAACGTCGAGTCAGACCTACAGCATTGATTTGCGACTCTATCAAGTTCTTGAAATTCTACCGACCACTTTTATCCAAATTTCCCAATCTGAAATCGTCAATATCGACTCCATCTCTCATCTCAAGCTCACGCCCAACGGTCTGGTTGAAATTTTCTTAAAAAACGAAAGCTTCACCTACTCTTCACGCCGCTACCTAAAAACCATCAAGGAGAAATTAGAACTATGA